One stretch of Anabrus simplex isolate iqAnaSimp1 chromosome 3, ASM4041472v1, whole genome shotgun sequence DNA includes these proteins:
- the LOC136867297 gene encoding ATP synthase subunit b 1, which yields MVSKNFAVLFVALFAFQASEANIIDDIIGQMGSSMNQTMKQIKENLAEMERAASNVMDGIQGKIQDLEDQAAKTIEKYAEQAQQLDANITECQNAAQEAFDKVKNASTSGLRECFSTLRQTMQPDLDLLDGDMQQVQAFATEAAKNFSACGFINPSCQIKVISEVAKKAATVGSKVMSDGTTFAQDFAPARSQFDSCAQTEISSAVSTTQETIKEEIQCIQEKIQEASSQ from the coding sequence GCCTCAGAAGCCAACATCATCGACGACATTATTGGACAGATGGGCTCGTCTATGAATCAGACAATGAAGCAAATCAAGGAGAACTTAGCCGAAATGGAGAGAGCTGCCAGCAACGTGATGGATGGTATCCAGGGGAAAATCCAGGACCTGGAAGACCAAGCCGCCAAGACCATTGAGAAATACGCCGAGCAGGCCCAGCAGCTTGATGCTAACATCACTGAGTGTCAGAACGCGGCCCAGGAGGCATTCGACAAAGTGAAGAACGCCAGTACCTCCGGACTCAGGGAGTGCTTTTCCACACTCCGCCAAACCATGCAACCTGACCTCGATCTGTTGGACGGTGACATGCAGCAGGTTCAAGCATTCGCCACTGAGGCCGCTAAGAACTTCTCAGCATGTGGGTTCATCAACCCTTCCTGCCAAATTAAAGTCATCAGTGAGGTAGCCAAGAAGGCAGCCACTGTGGGCAGTAAAGTTATGTCTGATGGCACAACATTCGCTCAAGACTTCGCCCCTGCTCGTAGCCAGTTCGACTCATGCGCTCAGACCGAGATTAGCTCTGCTGTTTCTACTACTCAGGAGACCATCAAGGAAGAGATACAGTGTATCCAGGAAAAGATCCAAGAGGCCAGTTCACAGTAA